From a region of the Candidatus Zixiibacteriota bacterium genome:
- a CDS encoding PQQ-binding-like beta-propeller repeat protein: MKKLVIVMTVGLIALNGCGHKFHLKKESLSTPGVWTCYRGDLAATGAIGGGTYDGSLDVVWEASSRDKPSGPLTLQYGCLAYPGSKGKTRMYDQITGAYLGTIGSARRTSQTGLATSNGCGCWATSPPRDRLVCINLLKHRELWDNPVKDAAAGTIILENRVLVASSPGQLAAYGLEDGRPVWSFESPVRLVAPPAFADGVIFQPADQGLLFFVNAENGEEIAQVKIEGSLVNAVAVGALVYAADMQGHAYGIDRGTAAIVWRSELPGNTWTAPTLADDRLFFGCSDGVVVALDAVDGRELWRFETGEVIRASIIAVGEVGVVGTLAGSLISFRLSDGRTIERRELRGGLEITPVSDGEHVYVATRAGKITCFGVRDVAEQPDRQRSRSQSES; encoded by the coding sequence ATGAAAAAGCTAGTTATTGTAATGACTGTCGGTCTGATTGCTCTGAACGGCTGCGGGCATAAATTCCACCTCAAAAAGGAATCCTTAAGCACCCCCGGCGTCTGGACCTGTTATCGGGGTGATTTGGCCGCTACCGGGGCAATAGGCGGGGGGACTTACGACGGTAGCCTGGATGTAGTCTGGGAGGCCTCATCGAGAGATAAACCCAGCGGGCCCCTGACCCTGCAATATGGCTGTTTAGCCTATCCCGGTTCTAAAGGCAAGACAAGGATGTATGACCAGATAACCGGGGCGTATCTGGGGACGATCGGTTCTGCACGGCGTACTTCACAGACCGGTCTGGCAACGAGTAACGGTTGCGGTTGTTGGGCGACCAGTCCTCCCCGAGATCGGCTGGTTTGTATCAATCTTCTTAAACACCGTGAGTTATGGGATAACCCGGTAAAGGATGCCGCCGCGGGGACGATAATCCTAGAAAACCGGGTTTTGGTCGCTTCAAGTCCGGGCCAACTGGCTGCATATGGGCTTGAGGATGGCCGCCCAGTCTGGAGTTTTGAGTCCCCGGTCAGACTGGTGGCGCCACCGGCGTTTGCCGACGGTGTTATTTTTCAACCGGCCGATCAGGGTCTGTTGTTCTTTGTCAACGCCGAAAATGGAGAAGAGATCGCTCAGGTCAAGATCGAAGGCTCTCTGGTGAATGCCGTGGCGGTCGGCGCCCTGGTCTATGCCGCTGATATGCAGGGACACGCCTACGGAATTGACCGTGGCACTGCGGCCATCGTCTGGCGGAGTGAGCTTCCCGGCAACACCTGGACTGCCCCGACGCTGGCTGATGATCGGTTGTTTTTCGGTTGTTCCGACGGCGTTGTTGTGGCGCTCGATGCTGTTGACGGCCGTGAGTTGTGGCGGTTTGAAACCGGTGAAGTCATTCGAGCTTCGATCATTGCCGTGGGCGAGGTCGGAGTTGTTGGAACTCTGGCCGGATCTCTTATCAGTTTTCGGTTGTCTGATGGACGGACTATCGAACGGCGCGAGTTGCGCGGAGGACTTGAAATAACTCCAGTCTCTGACGGCGAGCATGTTTATGTGGCCACCCGGGCGGGAAAAATAACCTGTTTTGGGGTAAGAGATGTCGCTGAACAACCAGACCGTCAACGAAGCCGATCTCAATCTGAGTCTTAA